The nucleotide sequence TCTTGAGGGTGCTCTGGGGCACccaggggctctgctcccccagccccgctgctgcccacGGCCCTCGCTGCAGCCACGCCAGTAACTGCCCCACACCAAgggggggctgtgccagggcaggggcaCCTTtgatccctccctgccccacagagggaagaggggcagggcagggcaggctgatTCTGCAcctccctgctcttccagcaCAGGAAAGTGAACAGGAGTGGGCAGGGGGGAGCAATAAACCCCAGGCAAGGCCTGTGTGGGGAAAGCTGGTACCTAAGGAGCcagggggggatgctgctggggggctCTGAGCCCAGGGGGGCAGctccagcgcccccagggacccTGCGCCCCTCACCTCGACGTGGCAAAGCAAAGCCGAGTCACCAAGGCCAAGAGCCATAAACTCACAACTTGTTTAATGCCAGTTAGATTGTTTTACATGGAAAAGTTACAACgctctctatatttttttttttcccccgccatATGATGCCTTATATATAACAATGCCACACGGTCGCAGACTTTATCACACAAGCTCTGGGAGGATCTTTTGCTCAACCTGCCCACACGGTTCAGCGCTTACAGATCACACGCCGACGACACCAGCTTAGGTGAGCTTTGCTCTTTTCCCCACGGAAGACGCCGCAGCACACCCCGGGGCAGCCGCCAGCGCCACGCCACTCGCCTCCACGTGCCCAGACACACGcacgcacccaccagcacccGCTCTCGCAGGGGAAGAGCTGCGGAGAGCACTCCTGCGAGCTCCGCTCCTGCCCTGGCCGCTGCGAGCCGGGTGGGGGAAGGAGTTTGTGCCACACTTTTAACAGCTAAGTCAATCAGAACAGCTCGGTCTCACTGCGCTCGTTAGCCAACGGGCTCAGCCACAGACCAGCCATGGCTTGGAAGTTGCTAGCCCTCCCTGCCAAGCATGAGGAGAGAAGTCACAATGACCCAAACTGCTCCCAAGGCAGCTCCGAAGGGAGAAAAAGTGAGAGATGTGGTTTGTGGAGGTCCCTGGCAAGAGAGGAGCAGGGTGTGGGGACAGAGCAGCGAGGGGCTGTCCCCCCTCCGCAGCACcctgctgggagcactggagcTCCCAACGCCCCAGGACTCCTCTGGGGAACGCACCTGAGAGGCAAACCCCCCTCTGCCATTCCTGCCGGAGTCCCGGGGCAGTGTGGAGCCCCGGCAGTGCCACGCTCACCCCGTGCCACCCCATGCTCCAGCTGCGCTGcccggctccctcctcctgctccggaATGGGCACAAACCTCCGTGAAACCACCCACGGCTGAGACCGCGCATGTGCCCCCATCCCAACCATCTGTTTCTTCCTGGAGGAGAAAGCAGCGTCTCCCGGGGGTCTGCGCGTCAGGATTTAGGCAGGAGATGATCCACAAGAGACAAGCAAATCCACAGCAGCAGCTACCAACCACCTCCGCCCCTGGTGTAAACACCCCCATCCCTGGGCCCTGCTGCCCCACGGGGCGGTATCACACAGGACAGACACCCGTGACAGACCACGACACGCTGCAGGTGGCCTTTCACTTCAAACCTGATCACCAACTTAACGATCCAACTTAAATCTTAACAACTCCTCAGTGCTTTGTGCTCATCCTTCCACACGATGAAGTTTAACAGTGCCACTGAAGGTAACAACGAGCaacaggagaggggctgggaagccATCAGATGGTTTTTAAGCCacagccccacactcctgcggcaAGAACCAAAAGTAAAGTGGTTGTGTTGAAACCCCACTTCATAAATTACATTGAAATTACGTTTTGGAGGCAAGTGAGGCTGTAAGACGACAATGCGGCTGCCGATTTGGGCTTTGGGGACTCAGCGCTGCCAGCCAGCTAAGGAGCAGCAAGCTCCTGGCACACGAGCTCCTCACGAGTGTCCCCGAGAACCTGCAACACGCAGAGGGAGCGCCAAGAGCCCGACGCAGGCACTGGTGTAACGGCACACGTGGTCAAGGCTGTAGTGAACAGATTGGCACCTCGCTGCCCTTCTCCGTACCAGCCTTCCTACACCTCAGAAGCTCACCCTAAGGATACCGGTGGCACCGGGGAGGGACACTCTATTCCTACCACCACCCCTACAGTCTGGtttcagggaaaggaggaggaagaaacacaaataataattaaaaaaaaaaaagagcgagagaAAAGTATTGCCTATGCACGCTACAGAGAACAGGTCAAGGTCTATATACACAGCCAGGAAAAtgcaaaggagaagaggaaggagcacTCACGCCCCAGAGCACTCGAGAGGGCACGAGGCAGGAGCCAGGTGTGCGGCAGGGAGAGCATTGGCACACGTACAAAGTAAGacaggaacaggctgctgccAGCGTAACAGCTtctctttaaattaaaagcaacacaTACACACAAGCGCTTCACATCGCATCCCACGGCACTCGTCACACAGGCTCCAAACACACAAGCAGGCACTCTCTTCCcatacaacttaaaaaaaaaaaaaaaacaaaaaacaaaaaacaaaaacaaaaacctctaACGACAGGTCCCTGGCTTTGACTTGGagataaaaaaaagcaacacttctTCCTTGCATTAGAAAAAGAAACCCCCCACTCGCCCAGACATGGTGTTTCCCCCCTTCCAGCCAGAAGAGGCCATGCTCTCTCCAAGAAAACCAGATCCACAGGAGTTGTTTTGTTTCTCCAACACATCTCAACTGCTTTTGTCCTCAGGAAGACTCCAGAGCAACCAGCCTGCCACAAATGGCACTGTGGGAAGCTCCACACGCATGGtggttgtggttgggttttttttgtttgtttgttaaagccattgtttttcctctctgttaaCTAAAAGGATCAGCCCAGAACATGCAATAGCAATTTCAGAACTTTCTGCATGTGCTCCCTCTGAGGTGGAGCCTCTTCAAGTCTCCTCCAAAGTTCAGAGCCCCAAAATATATTCATTTGAAGGCAGCTGTCAAGGATGCCAAAAAAATCAAGCTGTCTGACGGGAATGATTGTATGAAGTACTACAGTAcccatttggaggaaaaaaaaaaaagaaaaaaaaaaagaggaaaataagcagTTCTCCAGTTTCTTCACGTAACAGGGATGTCAGGTATAAACAATGCCCTTAGCTAATCAGAGAGGCTAACGCCCAGCCTGGAGCCTGGCCTCCTTGCACCGGCTGTATTGAACAAGTCTGTCTGGCTCCTACCTCCACAGATGTCCATCCAAGGACAGAGGGACCCACTCCCACAGAGGCAAGGACACTCTCATCTCTCCCAAGAGGGGACAACACAGCAGCTGGGATGGCCTTGGTCCGGTCTCAGTGGTCCACGTCGTACAGTTTTCTCCAGTAAACACCACCAGGGTTGGAGGATGCTGGTTTAACGCTTCTCTTGTACCCGTTTCCCTTTATGAAGGATGAATCCGTAAACCTTTGGCagttccctcccctccccaaccccaGCCCAAATACTGCCCAGCGTGGTTCACAAGCACGTATTTAATTAGCATCTCTTGGGTCCATCCTCCAGTCCCACtggctctccctccccttctggcTGATCGTTTGGGGTTCCATGCACACCCAGGGAGCAGTTTTATCCCGGTCTCTCAGGCTGTAGTCTCCTGGGCCGCAGTAGATGGGGTTTATCGTATCCTGGTGAAGAGGTTGAGAACGGATACAGACTCCtgagaagaaaagacaaagcagcGCTAAGTACtccacagctgtgctgcagcaccacTCCgtgtgcttttgttgttttgttttgtttttttttttttttttctttttactaaaacAACTGCTAATCTGGTGAGGTATCTCTAGCTCGGGCACGATTCGAGCTCACCATTCAAAGTCCAATACCATAAATATTCCCATGTTCTTTTTCCAAGTGATAACAAGGAGCACGGCAGGCGGGTGTGCCATTCCCCCAGCTTTGCAGGAAGCTGTACCCCAGAGCTGTCAGAAACCAGGGGGGCACCCAGTAGCGAGCAGTGCCAGCTCCCCGCAGCTCACGCCTTAAGGTCTCCCTGCCATTCTCCCCTGCCTCTGCCAGACAGCCAGAAAAGCTCTCACGGCATCTGGCACAACCCTCTTTTGGTGATGGCGAGTTGTCGATGGCAGCATCCACGATCCCATTTCCACCCAAACCACCATGTTAAGCAGTTTCGTAAGGAGCCAGGGGATGAATCATCTCTGAGGACCAGGTCAGTTCACCGCAGCGTGCTACAGGGAAGATGGTGGGCGCAGGGTGAGCTCCCTGAAATGCTGCCCTGGaacagccaggagaaggaagTTGTGTCACACTGCCCGGGGCACACAGAGGCAACCTTTTATTTCATCTGATGACTGCAAATCCCTTAATACTCAATGTTTAACCCTTCACTGCATCCAGCCCTCCATCTGCAGGACATGATGATGCAGCAGAACAGAGCAAACGTGGACTGAATTCACGCCCCAAAGGCTGAGCctcctgcaggacacagctgcgGCCATCCACACAGCACATCCTTACCTTTGTCGAGCGAGTTTTACTGAAGACGTTCCAGAAGCGCAAGGTTTCATCTCCAGCTCCTGTAACTATGGCCTCCCCATCAGGGGACATCGCCTAAGGCCAAGAGAGAGGAACCTTTAGCGTCTGTTACATCTTTGAGGTTGCAAACAGATCTTCATTGGAATGCATGAGACACATTTAACTCTCCTTCCTACTTGGCTGGCAGTGAGAAACCAAACAACTACCTCTGCTTTCATGTGCCTTCTTCAGTCTCAGTAGGTGCCAATTCGAGCACTCGCATCTTACTTAAGCGGCCATGGAACACATGGGTGGAATTATCATAAAAAGGATTCCCATGTTAAGAAATCTAAGCCATTTGTAATTGAGGCTATTCCTCCCCAGACCATAAATACGTGTTAAGGTAGGAAGTGTGATATGACTGGCATTTGCCAGCTCTATTAGTCACTTACATTGGAATCTACCTCACAAACAACATCAGCGTGTTTATAATCTGTTATGAATCTGCTGAAAGCCCTACGTAACAGTAACAAAGCAGGTATGAGATCAACATGGATTAACTGCAGCAAGCATTTTAATGGCAAATTAGGACTGAAAGCATTAAATTCTTCCCCTGTGGCAGTCACCAGCGAAAAGTCTTAAGGGAACAAGAAGAGATGCTTTTGCTTCCTCAGAAGAGTTTTGGCAGGCTTTTCTATTCATTAATAAAGCCTCGAATTTCCATAACAGCAAATCAAAGTATCCCTTGCAGGCAAGAAAACCTGATACAGAGCATTTTTCATTGCTTGCAGCACAGCATTCATATCTCCACCTAGCCCACAGGCAGCTTACGGTGCTACCGGCACTGCGGCTTTGGGTCTCATCTCAGCACATGCGCAGCCAGAGAAGCAGCTACAAAAGTTTTCAGAGACGTGGCCATCACCTACCAGATATAAGACTCTGTACGAGTGCCCTGTGAGCTTTGCTACTTGAGTTAATGAGGGGTATTTCCAGACGAGGATCTGGTTCTGCGAGTATCCGTGGGTACTCACCTGAAAGGGTAGAGGTAAATATGCATTATGCCTCCCAACACAAGGGAGCTCAGCAGGAGGACGGCACAGGGAGGAACTTACTAGCTCGTTGGCGTGTTTCGACCACGCCAGGTTGCACACTTGTGACCCAGTGTCGATGCACTGCAAAGGCTGCCCGGTGAGCGTGTTCCAGAAGCGTATACAGCGGTCAGCTGTCCCACCGCCGGAGGCGAGGAGTCCATGTTGGTGTGGAGACCAGGCAATAGCTTTTACTGCTGCAAGATGCTCTGTGTATTGTTGGACAGGACTCAGGCTGGAGTGATTCCAGACAAGGagctggcagagaggagagaCATGATCAAACTTGCGCTGCAGTCATGCGTCCGCAACACCCACAAACCACGATGTTGCACTGGGACTGATGAGGGCGGTTGGGCAACAAGATGatttcccacagctctgcccaaGCACGTGCATCTCTGCTCTGCACTTGCAGCCCTGAAGCCAGTCCCACCCTGTCACCACACTCAACTGGGCCACAAGGAAGGTAACAGTCCTTAAGTTAAGCCTATGAAGCCAGAGACATAGCATCACTGAACGTGAACTCAAagccttcttttgtctttacGGCTGTATTATTCCAGAACACATTTAGAAATATGCTCAAGTTCGTTAGAAGTTAttctgagcaggaggaactcgGTACAACCATGCTGTCACACAGACATCGGGCAAATTCACTACTTAGCAACCTGCTCCAAAGGGCTCTGAACACTGCTTCTCCACACCAGATGCTTCTTCCATATGGTGCTCAGTGAACTATAAGCCTACGTTATAGGTATCAGAACTTACAAAGCTCTAAACTCGGTTTCcttttgcacatataaacatTATTGCAACAAACTTGACTATACTGTCTACCTAAACAAAGTCAGGAAATACAGCTCAGCAGTAGCTTTGTTAAACTCAAACCCCTGAGTCAAGCTATAGATTTAATTAGccaaatacagaagcaaaattaaatttgcctttttaattttattagagAGAGGAGACAGAGTAGAAGCTTATCATGATTTGTGTTTGGACACAGTCCAACACGTGAAACGGATAGCCCCTTTCAGAGAGGCTGAGTATCCTTAAAGAAAGGGGGTCTGACATTTCTTGGTGAAGATCTAGAGACATTGAGCCTCCCGTGACTCCTTGGAAGTACTATACCTTATTATCATTCCCTCCAGAGGCCAGGAGCTGGTGGTCCGTAGACCATTTGAGCCCACAGACCTCCTGCCTGTGGCCCTGGAGCCGCCGCTCAGACTGTAGGGGTGGGGTGCGGATGTCCCTCTGAAGGATCATCCTGTCGCGACTCCCAGAAGACAGCTGGTCCGCGTTCCACGCCAAGGCACCTGTAACGCAGGCAGAGCACAAGAGTATGTTGTGGGAGTCCTGCGGGAGCGGCTGGGCAGAACTCAGCCACCACAGTTgccaaggtttaaaaaaaaataaaataaaataaatcagtgcttACAGACCTCCAGACTATCCACTGTCTGGTCCTAGACTAACATATAAAGAAAGGTACTGAAGGTATCACTAATCACCTTTCACAGTGCAGTTAAGCACAGAAATAGAACTCAGAAGGTGCCTTGACTTCCTAAATCTCACTCCAGCGTTCAGATTCACATCTCCGAGCAAAAAAATACAGTCCCCGCAGAATAAGGGAACTGGAAATCTCAGCGTAAAGCAGCCTGCCTGCAGGGCTGAAACCGGAAGCCAGTGGCAGTGAAAAAAGATGTTGTAACCAAACCTAAAATGCCTCAGACACAGAGGAAACACCTGCTACAATACTCAAACACCACCACACCCAACATCAGAACACCACAATTACTAGATGGCAGCATTTTGAAAGACTGCTCGAGACATAGTAGGGAATAAATATCAATTCTGCTACTTTTTGAGCTCTGATATTTCAAGCAGACCCCTCGCTTCCAAGGAAAAAGTTGAATCACGAAAAAACGAAACATGTGAAACCCCTGCCTCCCACGTCCTTACCGACTCTGGCTGTGTGCCCCTCTAGCATAGAGagcttttttcctgcagctgcatCCCAGATCTGTACAAAGCCTTTGTGAGTGCCAACAGCTACCAAGTTCCCCTAGACAAACAGAAAACCACGATCAGTAAAGCCAGTAAGTAAAGACAGGCTTAAAACAAAAGCTAGAAGCTGAGGAAAAGACTTGAGATAAACCTCACAAGATGGAAAGCATCCAGAGTTCTTCCATCTCACATCTTTTCCCCACCAAGAGGGCCAAACAGCCTGGCTGGAATATATTTATTGGAACAAGAGCTGGAGAAGCGATTggctccttctccctcccacacCTCTTAGCAAATGCCTCAAGAATCTCAAGACAGAAGAGGTTGCTCTCTCTCCCCTTTCATTTCGCAGAGAAAAAACAGCGCAGACAGGAAACAGGGCCAAAGATAGGGCAAATCGAGTTTGGCAAATCAACACATTGCTACTGGACTGGTGCCACATTTTGGCTACTTCGACCGCGGGACtcgctttgagaaacctggtctactgggGCCTGATGGGGCCCGCTTGTCAGCGAAGGGGAAGGTGAAGAGCATCTTTGGTCAGAGGCTTGCCAAGCtggtgaagagggctttaaactagagtcGCCAGGGGACGGGAACCTCAATCCGTCCTGCTTCTATCAGTACGATGCCAATACCAGTGACAGATActcagagcctggagaagggttGCAGGTCAACAGGAGGGCAGCACAAAGGCATTCCAGCCACCCCAGCCAGTAAGTCATCTTCATCGGGGGCCCAACTTCAATGTCTCTATGCAAACACACATAGCATGGGGAACAACAAAAGGAGCTGGAGACGTGCGcacgcctgcagggctatgatcttattggcatcacagagacatgaTGGGAAGGGTCCTTTGattggagtgttggaatggaaagatacaggctcttcaggaaggacaggcaggggagacgaggagggggtgttgccctctacatcaatgACCAGCCAGAGTGTGTGGAGCTCcccctggggatggatgaggagctgactgaGAGCTTTTGGGTCAGGATTAAaaggagggcagggacaggtgacattacagtgtgggtctgctacaggccacccgaccaGGAAGACAGAGCAGATGAgaccctctatagacagataggagcggCATCATggtcacaagccctggtcctcatgggggacttcaaccaccccgatatctgttggaggggCAACCCCTCAGGGCATAAAGCaacccaggaggttcctggaattcGCTGATAATAAATACCCTCTCCAAGTgacagatgatctttaaggtcccttctaacccgaaccattctatgattcgctgattctatgataagagccaacaaggagaggtgccatgctggaccttgctCTCACCAaggagggctggtggggaatatgatgctcaagggcagccttgcctgcagtgaccatgagatggtggagcttcaagatccttagggcagtgaggagggcgCACAATAAGCTCAccaccctggacttcaggagaccagactttggcctcttcagggatctgcttggcagagtaccatgggataaagcactggaggggagaggggccctGGAAAGCTGGTTAATCCTCAAGGATCACCTcgtccaagctcaggagcgatgcatcctgacaaagaggaagttgggcaaaaccaccaggaggcctgcatggatgaacaaggagctcccgGACAAACTCAAATAGGAAAAGGAAgtctacagagggtggaagcaaggacaggtagcctgagaGGAATACAGAGCAACTGTCCAAGCAGACAGGGATcaggttagaaaagctaaagcccagacagagttaaatctggccagggaagTCAAGGGCAACATGAAaggcttctataggtatgtcagtgacaaaaggaagactagggaaaatgtgggccctctccagaaggaaacaggagacctggtcacccgcGATATGGGAAAGTGAGGTAcccaacaacttttttgcctcggtcttcaccagcaagtgctccagccacactgcccaactcacagaaggcaaaggcagggactgggagaatgaggaactgcccactgcaGGAGACCAGgcttgagaccatctaaggaacctgaaggtgcacaagtccaagGGACCTGATGAGATAAATGCGTGGGTCCTGAAGTAACTGGCTGATGAAGTTGCTAACCCACTGAAattgtggcagtccagtgaagttcccgctgactggaaaaggggaaacataacccccatttttaaaaagcgaaaaaaggaagacctgaagaactacaggccagtcagtctcacctctgtgccagGCAAGATaatggagcagatcttcctggaaactatgctaaggcacatcgaaaataagaaggtgatgggtgacagccaacatggcttcactaagggcaaattgtgcctgacaaatctggtggccttctacaatgggatTACAGCACTGGTAGGTAAGgcaagagcaactgacatcatctgcctgcacttgtgcaaagcatttgacactatcCCACATGACACCCTTgcctctaaattggaaagacatggatttgacggatggaccactcggtggataaggaaatgcctggatggttgcactcagaGTTGCgatcaatggcttgatgtccaagtggtgaccagtgatgagcTCTGtgcctcaggggtcagtactgggattggtgctgtttaacatccttGTTGGCAtcatgggcagtgggattgagtgcaccctcagcaagttcgctgacgacaccaagctgtgtggtacagtcaacatgctggagggaagggatgccatccagagggacctggacaggctgcagaggtggggcctgtgcaaacttcatgaagttcaagaaggccaagcgCAAgttcctgcacctgggtcagggcaacccccagcacaaacccaggctgggggatgaagggatggagagcagccctgaggagaaggatttgggggtgtcggtgggggaGAAGCTCCACAGGCCCcagcaccgtgcgctggcagcccagaaaccccccgcagcctgggctgcatccccagcagcatgggcagcagggcgagggggggattctgcccctctgctccgctcgggggagacccccctgcagtgctgcctccagcgctggggcaccgacagcagaaggacacggagctgttggagcggggccagaggaggccccagagatgctgggagggctggagcccctctgctgggaggacaggctgagagagctgggggggttcagcctggagaagaggaggctccggggagaccttccagccccttccagtccctaaaggggctccaggaaagctggggagggactctggagcagggaggggagccacgggacgagggggaagggtttgaaactggaagaggggggattgagatgagatgtgaggcagaaattgtttgctgtgaggggggtgagcccctggcccaggttgcccagagaagctgtggctgccccatccctggaggggttcaaggccaggttggacgggccttggagcaacctgggctggtgggaggtgtccctgcccagggcaggggggggtcgAACTGGGTTATCTTTACGATTCCTTCCAACATAAACcggtctgtgattctatgaaaacacatTTGAGTTGTGATACTTATAGGGAGTTTGGGGACACACAGGAAAATAACTCAAGAAGTTAAAACCTGTGAGGAAGAGCTACAGAGCTACAACGATAGTGTCTAAATGACAAGTGTTTCAGCTGTCACTGTTGACAATGTTATACTGACCCGTTCTGACCAGCCCACAGATGTTACAGAATCTCCTTCCACAGAGAGATCACACAGTCGGGTTACCTTAAAAGTAGGACAGAATGGAATAAGAAACGTTTGTTATTGTCATACTACACTATTAGCTGTCTCACAGACTACTACCTAGTTGGGGACAGAGCATTACAAGTGCTTAGTCCTTCACACAGCACGTTCCACAGCTCTGAGAAACGCTACGGCTGGAAAAAACCTACAGCAACAGGCACTTCACTCTCCAGACATCGAGGATCCTTTACCTGGCTAGTACAAGCGCTCCATAGGTAAACACAAGTCCCAAGGCCAACGCTGAGGACGTTAAGAGAGGACCAGTCCACCAGGTTCAGGTAGAAGTCATCCTGCAGCTCTGGGGCATCCAGCACTTTGAAAGGAATCTTTGAGATTTTCCGAGTTGGTTTTCGAGGTGATCTTAGCAGCTTCTGACTGTTTACAAAAACAGATATAAAGAGAACTACAGGATCTTACACGTCACAGCAGATGGTAGACGCAGATGTAGCTGCTGTTTAAAGCATACCTGCATTTCTATAGAAATGCACAGACGAAGAGGCTGCAAAAGTCTTTCCAGCAGGTAAGACTGGAAGGAATTAGGTCCCGCTTCTATAATGGAGCCAGGGAGCAAAAAGGTAAACTAACTACTGAAAGTTGGCCAAGATATATTAAGTATAGGCAGCCTGGGCACCTGCAGGAATTCTTAGAACTTGACTATCACTACTTATTATCTCCCCAGATTTCCAAAACCAATTCAGATAGCAATTTTGGGTGCCTTAGAAAGAGGTCCTGGAGAACCTCACTGAATCCTCTGTCCCAACCCTTTCCTTCTCACAGTCTGTGGAGAATCAGTATTACCTTTTGTTGCTGACAGGAGACAGGGAATATGGCGACACCTCATTGCCATCATCTGGACTGGAGCGTTTTGTGCTGAGTGAATACTgcataaagaaaacacatctaGTAAGAATTCAGCGTGCCCAAGACCTAGGGGATCATTCGCAACATTCACTAGTGCCTGATGCCTAGCTAGCTCCAACACCCACAGTCAGATTTTCCAGCCTTTTCAGTTCCTCCCTTTTCCAGACGCTTCAGAACCATACAAAAAACCT is from Chroicocephalus ridibundus chromosome 22, bChrRid1.1, whole genome shotgun sequence and encodes:
- the FZR1 gene encoding fizzy-related protein homolog isoform X2, with translation MDQDYERRLLRQINIQNENTIPCVAEMRRTLTPSNSPMSSPSKHGDRFIPSRAGANWSINFHRINENEKSPSQNRKAKDATSDNGKDGLAYSALLKNELLGAGIEKVQDPQTEDRRLQPSTPEKKSLFTYSLSTKRSSPDDGNEVSPYSLSPVSNKSQKLLRSPRKPTRKISKIPFKVLDAPELQDDFYLNLVDWSSLNVLSVGLGTCVYLWSACTSQVTRLCDLSVEGDSVTSVGWSERGNLVAVGTHKGFVQIWDAAAGKKLSMLEGHTARVGALAWNADQLSSGSRDRMILQRDIRTPPLQSERRLQGHRQEVCGLKWSTDHQLLASGGNDNKLLVWNHSSLSPVQQYTEHLAAVKAIAWSPHQHGLLASGGGTADRCIRFWNTLTGQPLQCIDTGSQVCNLAWSKHANELVSTHGYSQNQILVWKYPSLTQVAKLTGHSYRVLYLAMSPDGEAIVTGAGDETLRFWNVFSKTRSTKESVSVLNLFTRIR
- the FZR1 gene encoding fizzy-related protein homolog isoform X1; the protein is MDQDYERRLLRQINIQNENTIPCVAEMRRTLTPSNSPMSSPSKHGDRFIPSRAGANWSINFHRINENEKSPSQNRKAKDATSDNGKDGLAYSALLKNELLGAGIEKVQDPQTEDRRLQPSTPEKKSLFTYSLSTKRSSPDDGNEVSPYSLSPVSNKSQKLLRSPRKPTRKISKIPFKVLDAPELQDDFYLNLVDWSSLNVLSVGLGTCVYLWSACTSQVTRLCDLSVEGDSVTSVGWSERGNLVAVGTHKGFVQIWDAAAGKKLSMLEGHTARVGALAWNADQLSSGSRDRMILQRDIRTPPLQSERRLQGHRQEVCGLKWSTDHQLLASGGNDNKLLVWNHSSLSPVQQYTEHLAAVKAIAWSPHQHGLLASGGGTADRCIRFWNTLTGQPLQCIDTGSQVCNLAWSKHANELVSTHGYSQNQILVWKYPSLTQVAKLTGHSYRVLYLAMSPDGEAIVTGAGDETLRFWNVFSKTRSTKGSISGSSPCAHHLPCSTLR